Proteins from a genomic interval of Benincasa hispida cultivar B227 chromosome 7, ASM972705v1, whole genome shotgun sequence:
- the LOC120080736 gene encoding uncharacterized protein At2g39920 isoform X1, with protein sequence MSAYGNEMERQFSTQSHSTGGSSGNSDMGSRYIIESGFYMAPLTATIFIGALVTVGVLLITLLVSLTVMLQYCQNRSGGIVEIQKSSVDYDYCKALSVHLELNSLETDGIPSFCKDVSIQYIKSGQYERDLYSILQVVDKYFCSAAKVGNSQDIVLMDIDDLLFTNRDYNDLLISSSCVDQAKRLKQNFLLKLYKKLRSCRWPITLISRKSDVNRNATIEHLTSAGYKGWLQLIMRMDDGMKIDHREYFSQQQAVLQNEGFRVVGVMSSHMDALSAPSVGTRIYKLPNPMYLNINHQKLSKHTKKVIYSGNLLSCEPFQDIARYKSI encoded by the exons ATGTCTGCTTATGGGAATGAAATGGAGCGCCAGTTCTCTACTCAGAGTCATTCTACTGGGGGAAGTTCTGGGAATTCAG ATATGGGAAGCCGCTATATCATAGAGTCGGGATTCTACATGGCACCTTTAACAGCAACAATTTTCATTGGTGCACTAGTTACTGTTGGAGTGTTACTTATCACTTTACTGGTCTCATTGACTGTAATGTTGCAATATTGTCAAAACAGAAGTGGAGGAATTGTTGAGATTCAAAAATCAAGTGTTGATTATGACTATTGCAAGGCTCTATCTGTGCATTTGGAGCTAAATAGCCTGGAAACAGATGGGATACCTTCATTTTGCAAGGATGTTTCCATTCAATACATTAAAAGCGGGCAATATGAAAGAGATTTGTATTCTATACTGCAGGTGGTTGACAAGTATTTCTGTAGTGCTGCCAAAGTAGGCAACAGTCAAGATATCGTGCTGATGGACATAGATGACCTTCTTTTCACTAACCGTGATTACAACGACCTGCTAATCTCTAG TAGTTGTGTCGACCAGGCCAAGAGATTGAAGCAAAACTTTCTTCTAAAATTGTACAAGAAACTCAGATCTTGCAGATGGCCTATAACCTTAATATCAAGAAAGTCAGACGTTAATAGGAATGCCACTATTGAACATCTTACTTCTGCAGGGTATAAAGGTTGGCTACAGTTGATTATGAG GATGGATGATGGAATGAAGATAGATCATCGGGAATACTTCAGTCAGCAACAAGCTGTATTGCAGAACGAGGGATTCCGTGTTGTAGGTGTGATGAGCAGCCACATGGATGCCTTGTCAGCACCATCAGTTGGAACTCGTATTTATAAGCTTCCAAACCCCATGTACTTAAATATCAATCATCAAAAATTGAGTAAACACACAAAGAAAGTGATTTACTCTGGAAATTTGTTGTCATGTGAGCCATTCCAAGATATTGCACGGTATAAGTCAATTTAG
- the LOC120082035 gene encoding glucan endo-1,3-beta-glucosidase, which translates to MPLRSIFLTISLPLFFLSLPHPTNSLTTIGVTFSAATVNSTHRLQPPDSVAKAIDSLKLTAVRLEDSDPNVVRAFAYTNITLLLTIPNFMVAPIAANRSAALGWLYVHVVPFYPRTIITTISVGNDFLEASPEFATVLLPAIRNVYTALRNLGIRQISVSTTFSFVSIMATPFPPSAARFQDPVSETVIRPLLQFLRDTNSSFLINIYPYNLYRLNSEIPIAYALFQNHPFNFRDDVITGVRYQNLFDSMVDAVISAMVVAGHENVPLIVTETGWPSLGTDSGEVEANHAYAEMYLKGLVAHLKSGFGTPLRREGVMQTYIYQLFDGEEEQGARPVRKWGLLYPNMTRKYDVVFSKSAGIGEQSAFLKIAAWYFGVFVLTKLW; encoded by the coding sequence ATGCCGCTCCGGTCAATCTTCCTCACCATTTCCCttcctctcttctttctctcacTTCCCCATCCAACCAACTCCCTCACCACCATCGGCGTCACCTTCTCCGCCGCCACCGTCAACTCCACCCACCGCCTCCAGCCACCCGACTCAGTGGCCAAAGCCATAGATTCTCTCAAACTCACCGCCGTGAGACTTGAAGATTCCGACCCCAACGTAGTCCGAGCCTTCGCCTACACCAACATCACACTTCTCCTCACAATCCCTAATTTCATGGTCGCCCCCATCGCCGCCAATCGCTCCGCCGCTCTCGGATGGCTTTACGTTCATGTCGTCCCCTTCTACCCTCGGACGATCATCACCACCATCTCCGTCGGCAACGACTTTCTCGAAGCTTCCCCTGAATTCGCGACGGTTCTTTTGCCCGCAATCAGAAATGTTTACACGGCGCTTCGAAATTTAGGGATTCGTCAAATTTCGGTTTCTACTACGTTCTCGTTCGTCAGTATAATGGCGACTCCGTTCCCTCCTTCGGCGGCTAGGTTTCAAGATCCCGTTTCCGAAACTGTGATTAGGCCTTTGCTTCAGTTTCTAAGAGACACCAATTCGTCGTTCTTGATTAATATTTACCCTTACAATTTGTACAGATTGAACTCCGAAATCCCAATTGCATATGCTCTGTTTCAGAATCACCCTTTCAATTTCAGGGATGATGTGATCACTGGTGTCCGGTACCAGAATCTTTTTGATTCCATGGTAGATGCAGTGATTAGTGCAATGGTAGTGGCCGGACACGAGAATGTTCCATTGATCGTGACGGAGACTGGGTGGCCAAGCTTGGGGACCGACTCCGGCGAGGTCGAAGCGAATCATGCTTATGCAGAAATGTACCTGAAGGGGTTGGTTGCACACCTGAAATCGGGTTTTGGAACGCCGTTGAGGAGGGAAGGAGTGATGCAAACTTACATATATCAGCTGTTTGATGGGGAAGAAGAACAGGGAGCTCGACCTGTGCGAAAATGGGGGCTTCTGTATCCCAATATGACTAGGAAGTATGATGTCGTCTTCTCCAAGTCTGCTGGAATTGGAGAGCAAAGTGCTTTTCTGAAGATTGCAGCCTGGTATTTTGGGGTTTTTGTTCTAACGAAGTTGTGGTAA
- the LOC120080736 gene encoding uncharacterized protein At2g39920 isoform X3 — protein sequence MSAYGNEMERQFSTQSHSTGGSSGNSDMGSRYIIESGFYMAPLTATIFIGALVTVGVLLITLLVSLTVMLQYCQNRSGGIVEIQKSSVDYDYCKALSVHLELNSLETDGIPSFCKDVSIQYIKSGQYERDLYSILQVVDKYFCSAAKVGNSQDIVLMDIDDLLFTNRDYNDLLISRMDDGMKIDHREYFSQQQAVLQNEGFRVVGVMSSHMDALSAPSVGTRIYKLPNPMYLNINHQKLSKHTKKVIYSGNLLSCEPFQDIARYKSI from the exons ATGTCTGCTTATGGGAATGAAATGGAGCGCCAGTTCTCTACTCAGAGTCATTCTACTGGGGGAAGTTCTGGGAATTCAG ATATGGGAAGCCGCTATATCATAGAGTCGGGATTCTACATGGCACCTTTAACAGCAACAATTTTCATTGGTGCACTAGTTACTGTTGGAGTGTTACTTATCACTTTACTGGTCTCATTGACTGTAATGTTGCAATATTGTCAAAACAGAAGTGGAGGAATTGTTGAGATTCAAAAATCAAGTGTTGATTATGACTATTGCAAGGCTCTATCTGTGCATTTGGAGCTAAATAGCCTGGAAACAGATGGGATACCTTCATTTTGCAAGGATGTTTCCATTCAATACATTAAAAGCGGGCAATATGAAAGAGATTTGTATTCTATACTGCAGGTGGTTGACAAGTATTTCTGTAGTGCTGCCAAAGTAGGCAACAGTCAAGATATCGTGCTGATGGACATAGATGACCTTCTTTTCACTAACCGTGATTACAACGACCTGCTAATCTCTAG GATGGATGATGGAATGAAGATAGATCATCGGGAATACTTCAGTCAGCAACAAGCTGTATTGCAGAACGAGGGATTCCGTGTTGTAGGTGTGATGAGCAGCCACATGGATGCCTTGTCAGCACCATCAGTTGGAACTCGTATTTATAAGCTTCCAAACCCCATGTACTTAAATATCAATCATCAAAAATTGAGTAAACACACAAAGAAAGTGATTTACTCTGGAAATTTGTTGTCATGTGAGCCATTCCAAGATATTGCACGGTATAAGTCAATTTAG
- the LOC120080736 gene encoding uncharacterized protein At2g39920 isoform X2, producing the protein MSAYGNEMERQFSTQSHSTGGSSGNSDMGSRYIIESGFYMAPLTATIFIGALVTVGVLLITLLVSLTVMLQYCQNRSGGIVEIQKSSVDYDYCKALSVHLELNSLETDGIPSFCKDVSIQYIKSGQYERDLYSILQVVDKYFCSAAKVGNSQDIVLMDIDDLLFTNRDYNDLLISSCVDQAKRLKQNFLLKLYKKLRSCRWPITLISRKSDVNRNATIEHLTSAGYKGWLQLIMRMDDGMKIDHREYFSQQQAVLQNEGFRVVGVMSSHMDALSAPSVGTRIYKLPNPMYLNINHQKLSKHTKKVIYSGNLLSCEPFQDIARYKSI; encoded by the exons ATGTCTGCTTATGGGAATGAAATGGAGCGCCAGTTCTCTACTCAGAGTCATTCTACTGGGGGAAGTTCTGGGAATTCAG ATATGGGAAGCCGCTATATCATAGAGTCGGGATTCTACATGGCACCTTTAACAGCAACAATTTTCATTGGTGCACTAGTTACTGTTGGAGTGTTACTTATCACTTTACTGGTCTCATTGACTGTAATGTTGCAATATTGTCAAAACAGAAGTGGAGGAATTGTTGAGATTCAAAAATCAAGTGTTGATTATGACTATTGCAAGGCTCTATCTGTGCATTTGGAGCTAAATAGCCTGGAAACAGATGGGATACCTTCATTTTGCAAGGATGTTTCCATTCAATACATTAAAAGCGGGCAATATGAAAGAGATTTGTATTCTATACTGCAGGTGGTTGACAAGTATTTCTGTAGTGCTGCCAAAGTAGGCAACAGTCAAGATATCGTGCTGATGGACATAGATGACCTTCTTTTCACTAACCGTGATTACAACGACCTGCTAATCTCTAG TTGTGTCGACCAGGCCAAGAGATTGAAGCAAAACTTTCTTCTAAAATTGTACAAGAAACTCAGATCTTGCAGATGGCCTATAACCTTAATATCAAGAAAGTCAGACGTTAATAGGAATGCCACTATTGAACATCTTACTTCTGCAGGGTATAAAGGTTGGCTACAGTTGATTATGAG GATGGATGATGGAATGAAGATAGATCATCGGGAATACTTCAGTCAGCAACAAGCTGTATTGCAGAACGAGGGATTCCGTGTTGTAGGTGTGATGAGCAGCCACATGGATGCCTTGTCAGCACCATCAGTTGGAACTCGTATTTATAAGCTTCCAAACCCCATGTACTTAAATATCAATCATCAAAAATTGAGTAAACACACAAAGAAAGTGATTTACTCTGGAAATTTGTTGTCATGTGAGCCATTCCAAGATATTGCACGGTATAAGTCAATTTAG